The Pantoea cypripedii genomic sequence CCAGATGACGGCCTGTGGTTTCCACAAATACGCCGAGGTGCAACTGGCGACTCATCCTTGCACCTCACGTTCGGGATTCGCCAGGCCAAGATGGTCACGCAGCGTGGTGCCTTGATAGTCAGTGCGAAACAACCCGCGCCGTTGCAACACTGGCACGACCTGGTCAATAAACTCTTCCAGCCCCCCCGGCAGCCACGGGGCCATAATATTGAAGCCATCTGCCGCCCCGGCAGTGAACCACTCTTCCAGCACATCGGCAATCTCTTCGGCGCTGCCAAACACGGCCCAGTGACCGCGTGTCCCGGTGACGTGCCAGTAAAGCTGGCGAATGGTCAGATTCTCTTCACGGGCAAATTTCAGCAGCAGAGCCTGGCGGCTCTGATTGCCCTGGGTTAACGGCAGTTCAGGGACCGGGTCATCCGGGGAATAACCCGAGAGATCAAAACCGCCCAGATGGCGCGCCAGCACTGGCCAACCGATTTCCGGGCTGACCAGTGCCTGCAAACGTTCGAACTTTTCCCGGGCATGGGCTGCGTTATCCCCAACCACGGGAAAAATACCGGGCATAATTTTCAGGCTATCGGGCTGGCGTCCCCATTGTTCCAGCTGATCTTTGACAGTGCGATAGAAATGCTGTGCATCTGCCAGATTGCGCTGGGCAGTGAAAATCACCTCAGCATGACGGGCGGCAAGGGATTGCCCATCTGCCGACGAGCCAGCCTGCACCAGCACGGGCCAGCCCTGCGGAGCACGGGCGATAGTCAGTGGACCTCGAACCTGGAAGAATTCGCCCTGATGATCGAGAATATGCAAACGCTGTGGGTCAAAGAATTTTCCCTGCTGACGATCGTCCAGTAAGGCATCGGCGTCCCAGGTGTCCCACAGGCCTTTCACGACCTCGACAAACTCCTGGGCGCGACGATAACGCAGGCCATGATCCATCACTTCTGCCCGGTTGAAATTACGCGCTTCACCCCCCGTCCAGCTGGTGACGATATTCCAGCCTGCGCGACCTTTACTGATGTGATCCAGTGAGGAAAACTTACGTGCCACGTTATACGGTTCGTTGTAGCTGGTGGACGCGGTGGCGATCAAGCCAATGCGTTGTGTCGCGGTAGCCAGTGCGGACAGTAACGTCAGGGGTTCAAAGTTAACGGTGCGCGAGGTTCTGCCCAGCGTCTCATCTTCTTCATACTGAAACGTCATCTGGTCACCGAGAAACACCATGTCAAACTTCGCGGCTTCTGCGCGGCGTGCCAGATGATGGAAATGATCAAAGTTCATTCCGGCACCCACCGGTGCCTCAGGGTGACGCCACGCGGCAATATGATGACCTGCATCCTGCAAAAAAGCGCCCAGATGCATCTGGGCAGGGCGTGAGCTGCTCATATTATGTTTCCGGTTAGTCATACATGGTGATGGGAGGAGGAGTCTGGTCGAGATAAAAGCGGCCTACCACCCGATAACGATGGTTGATTGGGTCGTGTGTCGTATGGGTGCGTGCATTACGCCAGTGACGATCAAAGTTGTTATTGCGAAGTGTGGCGGAGGAACCACCGACATCGTAAATCAGCTCTCCCGCGCGCAGCGCAGCGCTGTTACAGATGATTTTGGCTTCTGCTGTGGCAATTGAGGCCTCAATCAATGCCGCTTCCAGTGCCGGACCTTCCACCTGGGCATACCAGGCACGGGTGGCCTCATCGACTTTCCCCGCTGCACGCAACAGAATGGCTTCCGCTGCGTGCGCATGAGCGGCGATGTTGCCGATGATATGTTGCACATACCAGTCATCGGTGGAGCGCTCCACACCCGAGTCTGGACGTGGGCGGGCACCTCGATGCGCCCAGGCAATCGCATCCTGCAATACCGCAAAGGTGATGCCGACCTCAATGGTGGAATGCAGCATTTGGGTGGCGGCTGGCTGGTAATTACGCCGCTTGTTTAACGCGCTGCTGTAGAACATCACTTCATCCGGGCTGACCAGCACATCGTTAAACTCGGTGGTTCCACTGGCGGTGAGGCGTTGCCCCATACCGTCCCAGTCGTCATGCTGAACAATCCCCTCACGCTGACGCGGGATGAGCGCTGAGACGGTATTACCATCGTCATCTTTGGCCGTGACGCGCAGGCGATCAGCCATCAGGCCGCCGGTACTGTAAAATTTTTTGCCACGCAGCCGCAGCCCCTGGTCTGTGGCTATCAGCCGGGTGGTCATGTCGGTGACAAACTTGCCGCCTAACTCACCCGTGGCACCGCTGATGATGTCGCCGTGACGCAAGCCATGAAAATAGCGATTTTGTTGTTGCTCATCTCCATTCAGGCGCAGGCGTTCTACCGAGGTGAAGTGGGGGATCAGTGCCTGGGCGATATTAGGATCACCTTCTGCCAGGGCGATCATCACTCTGGCAAGATCGCGCCACGCCAGCTCCGGCCCTTGCCATTTCTGTGGCACACGTGCAGCGGTAATGCCCGCTTTACGCACCCATTCCATCTCCTCATGCGGCAAAATACGCTGTAAATCACGTTCCGATGCTCCGGCAGCCAGCGCGGGAGTCAGAGACTTTGCGGCAGCCACCACCGTGCTGGCTGAAGTGTCGCGTGTCACCACGGCAAAATCAAAATGGCCGTTGTGTTCGTTAATGGTCGTCATCTTATCTCCGGTGGGTTAGTCGCGATACGTGACGCCGTCACGATCAAGCAGACGTTTAAGGGCGTTGAAATGCAGGGCATGGCCCGGCAAATAGCGGCTGGTAGCGGCATCATGCAACGGCGTGCGCGTAATCTGATGGCGCACCTTTTCGCGCAGTGCGGGTGTCAGCTCGCGCAATGGCTCTCCGGTCCAGCGGGCGTAAAGCTGAACCTGGCAGGCATATTCGAGGGCATACAGCCGGTCCCACGCCTCAGCAGCATCTTCACCGGTCACAACCACGCCGTGATTAGCCATAAACAAAATCGATTTCAGTTGCAGTAAATCCGCCAGCCGTTCACCTTCCAACGGATCGCGCGCCAGCGCCTGGTAGTCATTGTCATAGGCGATATCGTCACTGAGCAGAGCCTCAGCCTGACCGGTAATTAATAGCCGCTGATCCGCCAGGCGTGCGATAGCACTGGCGTAGGGCATGTGGGTGTGAAATACCGCAGCATGCTTTGGCGAAAAAGCATGAATCGGCGCATGGATACAGTAAGCCGAACGTTGGATCTGCCCACCTCCGGCCAGCAACTGGCCGTCATACCCCACTTTGAGAAACACGCTGGCGGTGGCCTCAGTCCAGTGCAGGCCAAACGGCAGCAGCAAAAAAGCCTGTTCATCAGGGACGGCGAGCGTCAGATGGTTATAGATCCCCTGGCTAAATCCATTGCGATGCGAAAAATGGTGTGCGGCGGCAAGGTCAATACGCGCCTGCCATTCAGCATCGCTTACACTGTTGCGGGATACGGGTTCAAGCGCTAAGTCAGACATAGGGTTCTCCTGTGGATTAAGGCGCAAGCCAGGCGTTGCGGAAGCCGGAATGTGCCCCCGCTGGCGAGAAATCAATCCCATGCAGCTTGCGGTTATAGGCGGTGAAGAAGGGGGCTTGCATGATGGGAATCAACGGCAGGTCGGTCATCGCCAGACGCTGGAACTCATGGAATTCTTCAATGCGTTTTTGTGGGTCCACTTCGCGCTGATAGCGGTGAATGATGTCATCCATCTGCGGGTTGCTATAGGCAAAGGCATTGGCGTAAGGCACACCCGCCTGTTGAGCGCTGGAGTCATAAACGCGTGTCAGACCCATTTGCGGATCGAGCATGATGCCCCACCCCTGGAAAACCACATCAAAATCATAATCGGTGTAAATCCGACGGGTGAAAGTCGCGTTATCCAGTGGGATATACTTAAGGGTGATGCCAAGTTTACTTAACGACTGCCGCAGGAATTCGCCAACCAGAAGCGCCTGGCTGGACGCTGGATCACTGTACAGGCGCAGGGTAAAGCGCGATCCGTCGGCACCTTTTTTGAAACCGGCTTCGTCCAGCAACTGGTTGCCTTTGGCAATGTCGTAGTCGTAATGAGGGATGTCGTTAGTAAAATAACGAGTCAGTGAAGAGGGAATAACGCTGTATTCCGGTTTGCTCTGCCCGTACCAGACGGTATCAATCAGGCGCTGACGATCGATAGCATGGGCAAACGCCTGGCGAACTTTCTGCTGTGCCAGATATTTATTGCGCAGGTTGAAGGCAAGAAAATAGGTTTGAGCCGCGTAAGAATAACCACGTGAGTCAAAAGCCAGCTGAGGATTTTGCTTCAGGCGACTGATATCCGCAAACGGGATACCGGCAAAAGGAACGTACTGCACTTCGCCAGATTCCAGAGCCGCGCTGCGTGCCGAAGCATCGGGGATAAAACGATAGATAATACGATCGAGATAGGGTTTCCCTTTGTCCCAGTAATCCGGGTTACGCACCAGTTCCACATATTGGCCGCGCACCCACTTACTGAATTTAAACGGGCCAGTGCCGATGGGGGCTGCGCTGGCGGGGTTGGTACGGATATCCTTACCCGCAAAAATATGTGCCGGTAAGACCTGTGATTCCGCACCGTCAAATGCATTCAGAATGACCTGTGAAGGTGCGCTGAGACGGAATATTGCTGTCCAGTCATCCGGGGTTTCAACATCAGTGAGGGTGGCAAAGGTGGAACGACCACGCGAATGCACTTTCTTCCACACCTCCAGCGCAGAATAACGCACATCTTTCGAGGTAAATGGTTGACCGTCATGCCATTTTACATCGTGACGTAATTTAAATGTGATCGATTTGCCATCCGGTGACACTGTCCATGATTCAGCCAGGTTAGGGTGGGGTTGATAATTATCATCATAGGTCAGCAGACCATCAAAAATATTGGCGGAGATGGTACGGTTGGCATATTGGTTATTAAAGGTGGCGGTTAAAGTACTGGGTTCAGGATCGATGGCGACAATCAATGTGCCACCCCTGACCGGTGTGGGAGCACTGTCCGCAGCCGATGTTGTGCCCGTGGTGGCCCCCAGCAGAAGCAGCGAGGCAATGACTAATTTATACAACCGCGACATAGGCGGAATGCTCCTTATACGATGAAGTGATAATCAGGTGAGTTTTTTATTTATTGACTTTTCGATTAACCAATCTAACGAAGATGAAATAAGTGAGATAAATAACAATATCGGCATTGTAAATCCGCATTCGCTATTTAGAGTAATGACAATCAGGCCGGCTTCTTATTTTTCTGAGGGAATTGTTAGTGATTTTTATAAGTGGGTGTTGAATATACTTTAATAGCGAAGGAGACGCGTTTTATATTCTGTGGTTAGGATTTATCCCACCAGCTTTGTTAATGATAAGTTTCATATTGCGTATTAAGAGTTAAGTTATCTGGTTAAATCATTTTTCCCTTCTCCCAATGATATCTACCCTCGCGTTCAACGATCATCAATTGGGCGGGAAATATGGCACGCATCGCGATTTACGGGGCCGGGGCTGTGGGCAGTGTGATGGCAGCAAAGCTGGCACGGGCAGGGCATCAGGTGAGCGTCATTGCCAGAGGTGCTCACCTGGAAGCGATGCGACGTAATGGACTGGAATATATCGCGGACAATACAAGCGATAACGTCAGGGTGACGGCCAGCGAATATGCGAAGGACTTCGGTGTGCAGGATGTCGTTATCTGTACGTTAAAATCTCATGCTATTGCCGGGGCAGCTCAGGCGATGAGTTTGTTGCTGGGGCCAGATACGCCGGTGATATTCGCGCAAAATGGATTGCCGTGGTGGTATTTCAAGGGGCAGAACGCCCCGGGTCTGGATACGCATGGCGTGATCGCCCGCCATATTGGTGTCAGGCGCACTTTGGGTTGCATCATTCATTGCCCGAGTCAGGTGATTGCTCCTGGTGTGGTGAAACAGGAAGGGAATTCAGCGCGTTATTATCTCGGTGAACCTGAAGGCGGGTTCAGTGAACGCCTGCTGAGGCTGGAACAAAGCCTGGCACCGGCATTGCCGGTTATTGCTGTTGCGGATATCCGTTACGAGGTGTGGCGTAAACTGCGCATAAATGTCGCCAGTTCATTGCTCACTACGCTGACTATGTCGCTTCCTGCCGATGTGATGAAAAGCGCGACGCTGCGTCAGCTGTTCCGGCAACTCCTGATGGAAACAGGGATGATAGCTGCGGCCCATAACGTAACGTTGCCAGAGGACGTGAGTGACATTATCCAGAGCTTTTCTCACAGCAGGCACGCGCCATCGATGCTACAGGATCTGCTGACAGGGAGGACGCCAGAGGTGGAAGGGCAACTTATAGCTGTCCAGCAGCTGGCGCGAGTGACAGAGGTGGCAACACCGATGCTGGATATATTACTGGCATTGCTTCTGCAGCGACTGGAATCTTTCTGAGCGGCTGCCAGAGGCGGTGTGGTCAAATGTTTCATTAATTTTTGGCACCGCGATATCAGTGACGCATTGGTATTTGCTGAATCTGAAGGATTATTCATTTCAGATATTTCATAAGTTTTTTTTATTCTTTGTTTCCCCTGCAAGGATGTGGGAGCGTAACAGGCACACACACGCACTGATTTTAAAGGATTTTCATGAGAAACCAAAAAGCAACACATAAGAAAAAAATATTAACAACTGTGTTCCTGACCACGCTGTTAGTTTCCGCTGCCGCCAGTGCCGATCAGTTAGCGGATATCAAAGCTGCCGGAGAAATCAAGGTCGCAACCTTCGATGCAAACCCACCGTTCGGTTCCATTGACGCCAAAAGTCATGAACTGGTGGGCTACGATGTGGACTTCGCTAAAGCTCTCGCCAACTCGCTGGGCGTGAAACTGAAACTGGTCGCCACCAATCCGGCAAACCGCATCCCGCTGTTGCAATCTGGCAAGGCTGATTTGATTGTCGCCGATATCACCATTACCCCGGAACGCGCCCAGGTTATCGATTTCTCCATCCCCTATTTTGTGACCGGCCAGCAGTTCCTTGTTCCGGCAAAATCACCTGACCAACTGGATAAATACAGCCACGCGAGAATTGGTGCGGTGAAGGGCACGACTGGTGAACAGGCGTTGCATCAACGTTATCCGCAGGCCAGAGTCCTTGCCTATGACGATATTCCGCTGGCGCTGACGGCGTTACGCAACGGTAATGTTCAGGCGATTACTCAGGACAGCACCATTCTCGCCGGGCTGCTGGCGGCGGCACCGGACAAGGCCAATTTCAAAGTACTGCCGACTCTGCTGAGTAAAGAAGAAATCGGCGTGGGTGTGAAGAAAGACCAGCCCGCATTGTTGAAAGCCGTCAATGATGAGTTGCTGGCGCTGGAGAAAAATGGTCAGGCAGCGCAGATCTATAACACCTGGTTTGGTCCGGGTACGCCAGCACCTTCACCCCGTAACTTCAGGATTGAAGCGAAGTAAACGTCTATGTTCCTTATGAAAGCTGTATCCGCGGCCCTGGCTGCGGATTTTTCACATCTGCAGAAAGCCAGTGTCACCTTTCGCCGTGCCGGTAAACGTTACGGCGACCGCCAGGTACTGAGTGGTGTGGATTTGCATATTGAGTCGGGCGAAGTGGTGGCGATCATCGGGCCTTCCGGCTCGGGTAAATCGACGCTGATTCGTCTGATTAACCAACTGGAAAATCTTAGCGAGGGTGAAATTTTTGTCGATAACCGTCCCACGGCAGGCTTGTCGGGCGCAGGTTTACGCCAGTTACGCAGTCGAATCGGCTTCGTCTTCCAGCAATTTAATTTGTACGCGCATCTGACTGCATTACACAACATCAGCGTGCCACTCCACGTGGTGCATGGCTGGAAAAAAGCGGCGGCACAACAGCGGGCCCACGAGTTGCTGGCCCATGTCGGACTGGCCGATAAAGCATCGCATCTTCCGTCCCAGTTATCGGGTGGTCAGCAACAGCGTGTGGCGATTGCCCGTGCACTGGCATCGTCACCGCAAATCATTCTGTTTGATGAGCCAACATCCGCGTTGGACCCGGAGATGATTGGCGAAGTGTTGCAGGTCATGAAATCACTGGCACAGAGTGGCATTACCATGATTGTGGTGACGCACGAGATGCAATTTGCACGCGAGATTGCTGATCGGGTGGTGTTTATTGATGGCGGGGAGATCCTCGAAGTGGCATCCCCGGCGCATTTTTTCCGCCAGCCGACCCATCCGCGGGCCCAGCGCTTTTTGAAAAAAGTGTTAGATCCCCTGCATCAGGATTTTTTCTCATGAAGCTGCATTTCGACTGGCAAGGGGTACTCAGCGGGCAGCCATTACAGTGGATCCTGAATGGTTATGTGACCACCTTGTGGGTCAGTGTCATCGGCGCATTACTGGCAACGGCACTGGCCGTGCTGTTGCTGTTTCTGCGTCTCAGCGGTCATGCGCTGGCGGTACGTGGCGTGGCGTTGTGGGTTTCCCTGTTCCGCAATACCCCGATTCTGGTCCAGTTCCTGTTCTGGTATTTTTCCGCCTGGAATCTGTTGCCGCGCTTGTGGCGCGACTGGATCAATGCCGACCATCCCGGCGCCTTGTTAGCGGGTGACGTCAGTTGGCTGACGCCTGAGTTTCTGTGCTCAGCGTGGGGGTTAGGTGCCTTCATCTCCGCCTTTCTGGTCGAGGAGATCAGTGCCGGTTTAAGTGCCGTACCGGACGGACAGCGCGAAGCGGCGGTCAGTCAGGGATTTTCAGCAGCAATGGCGCTGCGCTGCATATTGTTGCCGCAGGGGTTGGTGAATGCCTGGCAGCCGATAACCGGTCAATACCTGAATTTGATGAAACTCTCGTCGCTCGCCAGCGGGATCGGTTTTGCTGAACTGACCTATCAGGTACGTCAGGTTGACAGTTATAACGCACATGCGCTTGAAGCCTTCGCGGTGGGAACGGTGTTGTATCTGGTCACCGGTGTGCTGCTGGGGTTTGCCCTCGGATGGCTGGGACCTGGACGTCGTCTTATGGGAGATGAACGATGAATGGCGGCTTACAGGTTATCCTCGATAACCTGGGGTATTTACTGTGGGGGAACCTCGCCAACGGTGAACCCGGCGGGGTACTACTGACCTTGCTGATGGCTATCGGTGCCGCGCTGCTGGCATTCCCGGGCGGTATGGCGCTGGCGTGCCTCGCATGGCGATTCCGTGGGGCGATACGCTCAATGTTGTTTCTGTGGGCTGAGCTTATTCGCGGCATCCCGCTGATCTTTGTGATCTTCTGGCTTTGGTATTTGCTGCCCGCGCTGACCGGTAGCGATATGCCGGGCGCACTGACCGTGACCCTGGCGCTGGCCTGGTTCACGGCTGCCTCGGTGATGCATAGCACGTTAGCTGGATTGCAGGCGTTACCTTCGGGTCAACACCAGGCGGCGCAGAGCCAGGGATTCTCAGACAGGCAACTGTTGTGGCATATCCTGTTACCGCAGACGCTGCGCAATATCAAACCCTCTCTGGCAGGCATCGGCATTAACCTGATTAAAGATACTTCGCTGGCCTTTATCCTCAACGTGCCTGAACTGACGACACTGGCAGGTCAGGTCAACAATCGGGTGCAGGTTTATCCTGCAGCGTTGTTTGTGTTTACCGGGCTGGTTTACTACCTGTTATGTACCGGGCTGGCGCATCTGGTACAACGGCGCAGAGTCTGATGAAGAGAGTGCTCTGTGTCTGTTATGGCAGAAACTGGGCGAGCACAACGCTGGAAGATTTTATGTGCTTCCTGGACAGGTACATACGCTGGTATAACGAGAGTCGAATCAAAATATCATTAGGTGCAATGAGTCCGGTGAAGTACCGGCAGCATCAGGGGATCACAACATAACAGTCCAGGAAAATATCCGCATCTCCGAGGCGGACTTCTCAATTTAGCCATTACATAAAAGTACGGGTAATGTATCTTATGTTAAATTAAATATCCTGATGCGCACCCGGAACGCACTTCTCCTGTAGCAACTTTCTTCCAGTTCATCACTCAACTACGGCTGTATTGCCCGGCTATTTTTCGGGATGTATGAAGGACCCGTAGAATGCTCACTTTGTTCCCGTCAGCCACATATACAACGATGAAGGGAAAATGTGGTATTACAAGCTTTCTATGTTTTAGAGTTCGCCCGACCTGCACTCCCGCCATAGGGTTTTCCTTAAGTATATCCACCATCGTTGCGAGCCTGTCATCAGCAGCAATGGCGACCAAAGCGCCAGCTTCTTTGTTTAGGTAGAGAAAAATGTCTTCTCTGTCAGTCAGCGCCCGTCTTTCCCAGACTATATTCGTGGTCACAATTTCCCCTGAGCAGCCCGCTGTCGTAGATCATCCATGCGTTTTGTCACTTCATCATTGTTAAGGTATTCGCCTTCACCGGAGTCATGGCGATTGAACGCGTGAGCTATCTGTTGCTCCAGCCAGTGCTCATGATCGCTGTTTTGAAAACGGAGTTCTTCTGCTGCCAGTTCTTCTGCCCGCTGACGCATGAGTTCAGTAAGGCTCATTTGTTGGCGCTCCGCAGCAAGCATGGCCAAACGTTTCGTTTCTTCATCTATCCGAAAATGAATAGTGCTGCTCATGATGTTGTCTCTTGTGGTGTCATTTGTGTTGTCATTATGAGGGTAAATCGTCTTAGTGTCATCCCTACACACGAAACTAATTACTCAGGAAAACTACTGATTGCACTTGTTATGTTAAATACGCTATCCGCACAGACCCCGGACCGCACCCACCCGTAGCGGCGCGATTTATCGCGCGGGAGACGTGACATTCCCACTGATGCTTTAGCGCATCAGCGGGATTAGAAATCATTGTGCTGGGCTCAGTCTTGCACACGCAGCAGCAATGCGCCGCCCAGCCTCTTTCACTGTGTCATTATCGGTGGCAATGGATAAGCGGAAATACGGCGAGAGCCCATAGGCACTGCCCCCCACGGCAGACACACCGTTTTCCAGCAGATAATCCAGCACATCGGCTTCGCTTTTCAGTTGACTGCCCCCCGGCCGGTAACGGCCAATCAACCCGCTACAGCGACAGAAAACGAAAAATCCGCCCTGTGGCAACGTCAGTTCCAGGCCATCAATGCCGGATAAGATCCCGATGATATCGTCACGCCGCTGCTGATACGCCGCTACCTGTGGCGCGAGGAAATCCAGGCCGCCGTTGTACGCCGCCAGCGCTGCCGCCTGGCTCACCGAACTGGCACCGGAACTGATTTGCGATTGCACCACGGTCATGGCAGTGATCAGCGCTTTGGGCCCGGCACCGAAACCAATGCGCCAGCCGGTCATGGCGTAGGTTTTAGACACGCCGCCGACCAGCAAACTGCGCGCCTGAAAATCGTCCGCCACGTTCAGCAAATTACGGCGTTCACGGCCATCAAACAGAATGTGTTCGTACAAGTCATCGAGCATGACCAGCACGTGCGGATGCTCGCGCAGCACATCGGCCAGCGCCTGTAATTCTTGCGCTGAATACACCGCACCGCTCGGATTTCCCGGATGATTGAGCACCAGCCAGCGCGTGCGCGCCGTGATGCTCGCCGCCAGTTGCTCGGGCAAAAGCTTATAACCCTGCTCCAGATGACATTCCACCAACACCGGCGTGCCGCCATTAAAGCGCACGCTGTCCGGGAACGTCGGCCAGTACGGCACCGGCACAATCACTTCATCACCGTCGTTTAATGTCGCTGCAAACGCGTTGAAAATGATCTGCTTCGCGCCGTTGGCAATAATCAGGTTATCGATGCCAAACTCCAGCTGGTTTTCCTGCCGCAATTTGCGCTGCACCGCCTCGCGCAGCGCCCGTATTCCGGGCGTTGGCGTGTATTTGGTTTCACCGCGCGCAATAGCCTCGTACGTTGCCTGTTTGATGTGCTCCGGCGTATCAAAGTCCGGTTCACCGGTGGTGAGATCCAGAATATCTACGCCGGCCTTTTTCAGATCATTAGTACGCTGCTTTGCCGCCGCATTGGCAGAAAGCGAAACGCGTTGCACGCGCTGTGACAGCGAAATCGTCATACCGTTATCCTTATATCAGAGCGCGGGCAAACCCAGGTTTTCGCGCAATGTGCTGAATTCATACTCTTCGCGAAACAACCCGCGACGGCGTAATTCCGGGATCACCAGCTCGACGAACAGCGAAAGCTGTTCTGGCATGATGGCAGGCATAATATTGAAACCGTCCGCGCCGCCCTGCTCCAGCCAGTGCTGGAAATCATCGGCGATGTCTTCCGCTGTTCCCACCAGTACGCGGTGTCCGCGCGATCCGGCGGCAATCGCAGCCAGTTCACGCAGGGTCAGATTTTCACGGTAGGCCAGATCAGTGAGCAGTTTCACTCGGCTCTGATTGCCTTCACCGGCAGGCACATCCGGCACCGGACCGTCGAGCGGGAACTGGCTAAGATCCATGTTAAAGCGGGTCGAAAGCTGACGGATACCGTTATCGATATCCACCAGCGAATTGAGTTCACGCCACGTTTCACGCGCTTCTTCCCGCGTGCGGCCAACAATCGGCATCACGCCGGGCAGGATCAGCACATGATCCGGATGTCGCCCCGCGTCTTTTACCTGCTGTTTCTGCGAACGGTAAAATGTCTGCGCGTCTTCCAGCGTCGCGGCGGCGGTAAACACGACTTCGGCGGTAGCGGCAGCCAGCTTCTGGCCGTCCGCGGAAGAACCGGCCTCGATAATCACCGGACGTCCCTGCGGTGAACGCGTAATATTCAGCGGCCCCTGCACCTGGAAGTATTTCCCGCGATGATCGATAGGCTGAATTTTTTCATTCACGAAATACTGGCCACTGGCTTTGTCCGGCTCCACCGCTCCTTCCTGCCAGCCTTCCCACAGCTTGAACGCCACATCGAGAAACTCGTGTGCCACCGCATAACGTTCGGCGTGCATCGGCATATCTTCACGGCTGAAATTGCGCGCCACGTCGGTGGAAAACGACGTCACTACGTTCCACGCCGCACGACCATGGCTGATGTGATCCAGTGACGAAAAGCTGCGTGCCAGATTAAACGGGTCGGTAAAGGTGGTGGATGCGGTTGCCGCCAGCCCGATATGACGGGTCTGCACTGCCAGCGCCGCCAGCAATGTCAGCGGTTCGAGGCGCGCCATGGTGGAAGGCAGACGGTAAACGCTGGTCGCCAGCGCGTCTCCGATGAAGAACATGTCGAACTTGCCTTCTTCGGCTTTTTTAGCGATCCACGTCAGCCATTCGACGTCCGTTGGCGAACCGAGTTTTTCGGTTAAACGCCAGCCGCTGACGTGATGCCCGAGCGGTTGCACAAACAGGCCGAGGCGCAGCTTCCTGGTGTTTTCTGAAGAAGAAGTCATGAGATGTTCCTAAGAATAGTGTTGATTTTCTGTCGCCCGCAGGGCTTTTTCGATATGTTCGGCGGTCATGGAAAACGGCAGCCGAGCCGCGTTTTCGGCAGAGAACTTCACTTCACAGGCAATCGCCGAAAGGATTTCATCACGGTTGCCCTTGAGTTCCGGTAATACCAGCGGCGCGTCGTACTGCCGCAGCAGCGCCAGCAGTTGCGGATCCGGTTCGCCGCTGTCGCTTTCCATCAGTGACTGCACCAGCAGGCCGAAACCGACTTTTT encodes the following:
- a CDS encoding LLM class flavin-dependent oxidoreductase, whose protein sequence is MTSSSENTRKLRLGLFVQPLGHHVSGWRLTEKLGSPTDVEWLTWIAKKAEEGKFDMFFIGDALATSVYRLPSTMARLEPLTLLAALAVQTRHIGLAATASTTFTDPFNLARSFSSLDHISHGRAAWNVVTSFSTDVARNFSREDMPMHAERYAVAHEFLDVAFKLWEGWQEGAVEPDKASGQYFVNEKIQPIDHRGKYFQVQGPLNITRSPQGRPVIIEAGSSADGQKLAAATAEVVFTAAATLEDAQTFYRSQKQQVKDAGRHPDHVLILPGVMPIVGRTREEARETWRELNSLVDIDNGIRQLSTRFNMDLSQFPLDGPVPDVPAGEGNQSRVKLLTDLAYRENLTLRELAAIAAGSRGHRVLVGTAEDIADDFQHWLEQGGADGFNIMPAIMPEQLSLFVELVIPELRRRGLFREEYEFSTLRENLGLPAL